In Bacillus cereus ATCC 14579, a single window of DNA contains:
- a CDS encoding ABC transporter ATP-binding protein, with protein sequence MLKVNIRSAGYEIGEKTIHDIVFSIEKGELVALIGANGAGKSTTIKTILGLLVNMDGEISFGEKKNPYAYVPEHPTYYDYLTLWEHIELLMAARGSEMGSWEERAEQLLHTFRMNKHKHEYLSKFSKGMKQKSMLILAFLTEPDFYIIDEPFIGLDPVATKEFLNYLYKEKERGAGILLCTHVLDTAEKICERFLLISQGTLVADGHLESIQILAEMPGSSLLDCFDVIVRREQHD encoded by the coding sequence ATGTTAAAAGTAAATATCCGCTCAGCTGGATATGAAATAGGCGAAAAAACAATTCATGATATAGTTTTTTCTATCGAAAAAGGTGAACTAGTTGCTCTTATTGGAGCAAATGGTGCTGGGAAAAGTACAACGATTAAAACGATACTCGGATTACTTGTAAATATGGACGGTGAAATATCATTCGGTGAAAAGAAAAATCCGTATGCATACGTACCAGAACATCCAACATACTATGATTACTTGACGCTCTGGGAACATATTGAATTATTAATGGCAGCTCGTGGAAGTGAAATGGGAAGTTGGGAAGAACGAGCGGAACAATTATTACATACTTTTCGAATGAATAAGCATAAACATGAGTATTTATCAAAGTTTTCAAAAGGCATGAAACAAAAGTCTATGCTAATATTGGCGTTTTTAACTGAGCCAGATTTTTATATCATTGACGAACCTTTTATCGGTTTAGATCCAGTAGCTACGAAAGAGTTTTTAAATTATTTATATAAAGAAAAAGAGCGCGGGGCAGGAATTTTACTTTGTACGCACGTATTAGATACTGCTGAAAAAATTTGTGAAAGATTTTTACTCATTTCACAAGGTACATTAGTCGCAGATGGACATTTAGAATCTATTCAAATATTAGCGGAAATGCCGGGTAGTTCATTATTAGACTGCTTTGATGTAATTGTAAGGCGTGAACAACATGATTAA
- a CDS encoding ABC transporter permease, with protein MIKQQFYKRLRHELERKWKSIRSVTDWTVALYIIIPALIFMGIYYRSLWINELSTEETIYFGLGLLAFYLVTYPRGVRSFFEQADSLFLISYATHMRKLVQYGMMYTFVRIAITNIIVVVIMLPVLMKSIEVTEIQVLLFWVFFTIFRFMLSLLTRFVHVHVGKRWVLWIVKNVVFSMSVSFFGISLFFIYKNPLYSILFIGLVIFLSSVLVKEKMNYKKFFFKEIEKEKEESMRWTSGIMQVGGHAAKPSSSNKKPWMFPRSKRLLGKKADSRIVESFLKEFFRTSTARIFYIQIICISTASIIMTPRWIAAIVLVFAVVAISRYARDYWNEFTNKMFLRLYCDEGKLLLLRWKADRYLLLPAILLYGIVILSQFYLLPAVVGSVVFILLIVWIVFVPLKKSH; from the coding sequence ATGATTAAACAACAATTTTATAAGAGATTACGCCATGAACTTGAGCGGAAATGGAAGTCTATACGTTCGGTAACAGATTGGACAGTCGCATTATATATTATTATTCCAGCACTTATATTTATGGGAATCTATTATCGATCGCTATGGATAAATGAATTATCAACGGAAGAGACGATTTATTTCGGATTAGGATTACTCGCATTTTATCTAGTAACATATCCAAGAGGAGTTCGTTCATTTTTTGAGCAAGCGGATAGTTTATTTTTAATTTCGTATGCAACACATATGCGAAAATTAGTCCAGTATGGCATGATGTACACATTTGTTCGAATAGCGATAACGAATATAATAGTAGTCGTTATTATGTTACCAGTGTTGATGAAAAGTATCGAAGTAACAGAGATACAAGTCCTATTATTTTGGGTATTCTTTACTATATTTCGATTTATGTTGTCGTTGTTAACGAGATTTGTTCATGTACATGTGGGGAAACGATGGGTTTTATGGATTGTAAAAAATGTAGTATTTTCTATGAGCGTGTCCTTTTTTGGAATTAGTTTATTTTTTATTTATAAAAATCCGTTGTATTCAATTCTATTTATCGGTCTAGTAATTTTCTTAAGTAGTGTATTAGTAAAAGAGAAAATGAATTATAAAAAGTTCTTTTTTAAAGAAATCGAGAAAGAAAAGGAGGAAAGCATGCGCTGGACGAGCGGAATTATGCAAGTTGGTGGTCATGCGGCTAAACCGAGTAGTTCAAATAAAAAACCGTGGATGTTTCCGCGCTCTAAAAGACTTTTAGGGAAAAAAGCTGATTCTCGTATTGTCGAATCTTTTTTGAAAGAATTTTTCCGTACAAGTACTGCACGAATATTTTATATTCAAATTATATGTATCAGTACTGCAAGTATAATTATGACTCCAAGGTGGATTGCAGCTATTGTTCTCGTATTTGCTGTAGTTGCAATTTCTCGCTATGCACGTGATTATTGGAATGAATTTACGAATAAGATGTTTCTTCGTTTATATTGTGATGAAGGGAAATTACTATTGTTAAGATGGAAGGCAGATCGTTATTTACTACTACCAGCAATACTTTTATATGGAATAGTTATACTCTCACAGTTTTATTTATTGCCAGCTGTGGTAGGCAGCGTTGTTTTTATTTTATTAATTGTATGGATTGTATTTGTACCATTAAAAAAGAGCCATTGA